The following coding sequences are from one Paenibacillus sp. JDR-2 window:
- a CDS encoding Dabb family protein, whose translation MIDRTILVKFGEQTTNEQLQEIVDRFIALKEHLTGVVEVNAGINFSDNNKGYQLVLRVRFEDKAALDAYGPNPHHQAVAALIREYGREDSIAANIEV comes from the coding sequence ATGATTGATCGTACTATTTTAGTAAAATTCGGCGAGCAAACGACTAACGAACAGCTCCAGGAGATCGTAGACCGTTTTATAGCGCTGAAAGAACATTTGACTGGTGTTGTCGAAGTAAATGCCGGCATCAATTTCTCGGATAACAACAAAGGTTACCAGCTGGTCCTTCGCGTCAGATTCGAAGATAAAGCTGCATTGGACGCTTATGGTCCTAACCCGCATCACCAAGCTGTAGCAGCGCTTATCCGCGAATATGGCCGTGAGGATAGCATCGCAGCCAATATCGAAGTGTAA
- a CDS encoding SDR family NAD(P)-dependent oxidoreductase: MLANHVYIITGVSSGLGAELAKRLLENGNTVIGLSRTDNEEIGRKPIDGKYFFYPVDLTLTESLTAVLQDIISAIDQHDLQSITLINNAASVTPLKDIQLCTDDEILKNIQLNIAAPMLLTSAFIRFTSDWHVARKIVNISSGSGKYPAPNMSLYCSAKAAMNMFSRCIGMEQEQGQPANEVQVYAVDPGMMDTPMQRTARESDMALAGYFAAQKAEGNLMDPARVASQIFSLISTSVSVNGGLYQACELEERSD, from the coding sequence ATGCTGGCTAATCATGTTTATATCATTACCGGAGTTTCCAGCGGACTTGGTGCGGAGCTTGCTAAAAGGCTTTTAGAGAATGGGAACACCGTTATTGGCCTATCCCGTACGGATAATGAGGAAATCGGCCGAAAGCCAATAGACGGAAAATACTTCTTTTACCCCGTTGATCTGACTCTTACGGAGAGTCTTACAGCTGTACTACAAGATATTATTTCGGCTATTGATCAACATGACTTGCAATCAATTACCCTTATAAATAATGCAGCTTCAGTCACTCCGTTAAAAGACATACAGCTTTGCACGGATGATGAAATTTTGAAAAATATACAGCTTAATATTGCAGCTCCGATGCTGCTTACCTCGGCTTTTATTCGTTTCACCTCAGATTGGCATGTTGCAAGAAAAATCGTAAATATTTCATCCGGATCTGGAAAGTACCCTGCACCAAACATGAGCCTCTATTGCTCGGCGAAAGCCGCGATGAATATGTTCTCCCGATGTATAGGTATGGAACAAGAGCAGGGTCAGCCGGCTAATGAAGTTCAGGTATACGCGGTTGATCCGGGAATGATGGATACACCGATGCAGCGGACAGCCCGTGAGTCGGATATGGCGTTAGCCGGTTATTTTGCCGCACAGAAGGCTGAAGGGAATTTAATGGATCCGGCTCGCGTGGCGAGTCAAATTTTTAGTCTAATAAGCACTTCTGTTTCCGTTAATGGCGGTCTATATCAAGCATGTGAATTGGAGGAGCGATCAGATTGA
- a CDS encoding class I SAM-dependent methyltransferase: MSSENMVKDSWNEWSDTWYLKYRTEEAIARVISAPASAFHPATYGMIREAFPDLTGKRVLVPSSGDNHAVFAFHLLGAQVTSSDISDKQIENVSIIAKHHGWDIEFICEDTMTLSQLPSEEYDLVYTSNGVHVWIHDLKSMYNNVSRVLKNNGMYIMYDIHPFMRPFGIKAKEALAINKPYHLTGPFGEVPTFKWRIQDILNALVSSSLQIKQIEEMYAENGWFWVDDSENEGDNLTAEEVESYSDWRENPSAALPQWLLVKAVKYTKE, from the coding sequence TTGAGCAGTGAGAATATGGTGAAGGACAGCTGGAACGAGTGGTCAGATACCTGGTATTTGAAATATAGAACAGAAGAGGCGATAGCAAGAGTCATTTCGGCACCGGCATCGGCTTTTCATCCTGCGACATACGGCATGATTAGAGAAGCCTTCCCTGATTTAACAGGAAAACGTGTGTTGGTTCCTTCGAGTGGAGATAATCATGCGGTGTTTGCGTTTCATCTATTGGGAGCACAAGTCACTTCCAGCGATATTTCGGATAAACAAATAGAGAACGTTTCCATCATCGCCAAGCATCATGGCTGGGATATCGAGTTTATTTGCGAGGATACGATGACTTTATCCCAACTTCCAAGTGAAGAGTATGATTTGGTCTACACCTCGAATGGGGTGCACGTTTGGATTCATGATCTAAAGTCTATGTACAATAATGTAAGTAGAGTTTTGAAAAACAATGGAATGTATATCATGTACGATATTCATCCTTTCATGCGGCCGTTTGGAATCAAGGCAAAGGAAGCACTCGCTATAAATAAGCCTTATCACCTAACGGGTCCTTTTGGAGAAGTGCCTACATTCAAATGGCGAATACAGGATATTTTGAATGCTTTAGTTAGCTCTAGCCTACAAATCAAGCAAATTGAAGAGATGTATGCGGAGAATGGCTGGTTCTGGGTGGATGATTCAGAAAACGAAGGCGATAATTTAACCGCTGAAGAAGTGGAAAGCTATTCCGATTGGCGTGAAAATCCTTCAGCTGCACTTCCTCAATGGCTCTTGGTCAAGGCTGTTAAATATACAAAAGAATAG